The nucleotide sequence ACTCCGGCCGCTGCAAGCTAAGCAAGTCTTCCTGGCAGCCGGACCGCGACTGCCAGGAAGAGATATCATTAAAACTTATAGTTGATATTCCAAAGATAAATTGGAGTTATATGTGGCGATGCAGCATAATGCATCTGTCTCCTCCAACTCTTCCAAGAATTGGATTTAGCCCGCTTTTACCAGCGGGCTTTTTTTTGCCCAAAATTCCTCAGGCCGCAGGCGTTGGCACACCAGGCTGCAGCATCTGCACGATGCTGGAAAAATCCTGCTGCGCATAACCGGCTTGCGCATGCATCTGGTACAGCTGGCGCACCAGGCCGCCCAGTGGCGTAGGGGCGTTTGCCGACAAGGCCGATTGCTGCGCCAGGCCCAGGTCTTTCAGCATCAGCGCCGTGCCGAAGCCGCCAGTGTAATTGCGCGAAGCAGGCGAGCCGTCCATGACGCCGGGCCACGGGTTATACACTTCCAGGGTCCAGTTGCGGCCCGAACTCTTGGCCATGATGTCGGACAACACTTTCGGGTCAAGACCATGCGCCACGCCCAGGTTCAGCGCCTCGGCCGTACCGGCCATCAAGATGCCCAGCAGCATGTTGTTGCAAATCTTCGCCACCTGACCCGCCCCCGCTTCACCCGCATGGAAAATATTCTTGCCCATCTTTTCCAGCAGGGGCCGTGCCTGCTGCAAGGCCGCTACGCTACCGCCGACGATAAACGTCAGGGTGCCGGCCGCCGCGCCCGCCGTGCCGCCCGAGACGGGCGCATCGATCATGGCAAAGCCCCGCTCGCTGGCCGCCTGCGCCACTTGCCGCGCCACATCAGCGGCGATGGTGCTGCAATCGATGAACAGGGCACCGGACTTGGCCGAATCGAGTACGCCCCCTGCCGCCAGGTACAGTTCCTGCACGTGCTTGTTGGCTGGCAGCATGGTGATGACGGCGTCGGCCGTCTGCACGGCCGCGCTGGCGGACGCGGCCGCCGTG is from Janthinobacterium sp. 61 and encodes:
- the mmsB gene encoding 3-hydroxyisobutyrate dehydrogenase, with the translated sequence MQHIAFIGLGNMGAPMARNLVAAGFHVSVFDLAPAAVASLVEAGATAAASASAAVQTADAVITMLPANKHVQELYLAAGGVLDSAKSGALFIDCSTIAADVARQVAQAASERGFAMIDAPVSGGTAGAAAGTLTFIVGGSVAALQQARPLLEKMGKNIFHAGEAGAGQVAKICNNMLLGILMAGTAEALNLGVAHGLDPKVLSDIMAKSSGRNWTLEVYNPWPGVMDGSPASRNYTGGFGTALMLKDLGLAQQSALSANAPTPLGGLVRQLYQMHAQAGYAQQDFSSIVQMLQPGVPTPAA